A genomic stretch from Anaerolinea thermophila UNI-1 includes:
- a CDS encoding alpha-L-fucosidase, with the protein MSVLSMSTHPLNPSSANIRTLSHQWQGARLGLLLEWADGSPLTIQPHYWASLCQKAGARYVIFSPSLMESLSEEESTYLTNVLNACIQQNYLTGVSISQTSIPHMPHWEDIGVLRIAWTPPHASQNFSYEAGETLLCNQRQQGKPNFVTFKRDFGEWLAPEAWETLDWLVLDPHTPLRSPMRSLRTLINLLVRAAVRGGNLLLSVPVSAHGVEARHQRRLEQLGNWLNLYGHTLYDTQPGPYPPQLWGGCTWQENRLYVHVLDWVDEEVILPLPSGHIRKITCLTAPSIGIQRTANSLSFRIPPENQQEMDTIIEIELDQPWA; encoded by the coding sequence ATGTCTGTACTATCTATGTCTACTCATCCATTGAACCCTTCCTCCGCAAACATCCGAACGCTTTCCCACCAATGGCAAGGGGCACGTTTAGGATTGCTGCTCGAATGGGCAGATGGCTCACCGCTGACGATACAACCACACTATTGGGCTTCCCTCTGTCAGAAGGCAGGCGCTCGCTATGTGATCTTCTCCCCTTCTTTAATGGAATCCCTATCAGAGGAAGAAAGCACTTATCTAACCAACGTGCTGAACGCCTGCATTCAGCAGAATTATCTGACCGGGGTTTCCATCTCACAAACTTCCATACCTCACATGCCCCACTGGGAGGATATTGGCGTTCTTCGCATTGCCTGGACACCCCCTCACGCCTCTCAAAACTTCTCTTATGAAGCAGGTGAAACCCTGCTGTGTAATCAACGCCAGCAAGGCAAGCCCAACTTTGTCACTTTTAAGCGAGATTTCGGCGAGTGGCTCGCCCCTGAGGCGTGGGAGACGCTGGACTGGCTGGTGCTGGATCCCCACACCCCATTGCGTTCTCCGATGCGCTCCCTGCGCACACTGATTAACCTGCTGGTGCGCGCTGCTGTACGCGGGGGCAACCTGTTACTCAGCGTACCCGTCTCTGCTCATGGAGTTGAAGCCCGGCATCAACGTCGTTTAGAGCAACTGGGGAACTGGTTGAACCTTTACGGTCATACCCTGTATGACACCCAACCGGGACCGTATCCACCCCAGTTGTGGGGCGGGTGCACCTGGCAGGAGAATCGCCTTTATGTGCACGTCCTTGACTGGGTAGATGAAGAAGTCATCCTGCCCTTACCAAGCGGACACATTCGTAAAATCACCTGCCTGACCGCACCCTCCATCGGGATTCAGCGCACCGCCAATTCACTTTCGTTCCGTATTCCTCCGGAAAATCAGCAGGAAATGGATACCATTATCGAAATCGAACTGGACCAGCCCTGGGCATAA
- a CDS encoding DUF7544 domain-containing protein, translating into MSYGEVLSKAWQMIWKHKVLWIFGILAGFLSNGGNPDLSYREEYRSTAPNVFGYRLEEWLNQNFWLVALIVLAVFVLVLVLLVLGTFGRIGLVRGAWKADEGAVKLSFAELWAESGAYFWRVLGLSFLLFVVFLIVGVALGIFVVLGTVVTLGIGLICLLPFLCLLIPLAWLLQVWVEQVIVAMVGENLSIGEGISRAWQVFTAHLGEYIVMGLVLGLGSLVVRIVLSIPFLIALAPLLGAWMFNGGQVFGSTGMVLTLVLMCVYLPVYMFLNGILTAYLGTSWTLIFRRLTGRTAQPEVVEVLPVSS; encoded by the coding sequence ATGAGTTACGGTGAGGTTTTGTCCAAAGCCTGGCAAATGATCTGGAAGCACAAAGTGCTGTGGATTTTTGGCATCCTGGCTGGTTTTCTGAGCAATGGCGGAAACCCGGATTTGAGTTATCGCGAAGAGTATCGTTCCACTGCACCAAATGTCTTCGGATACCGCCTGGAAGAATGGCTGAACCAGAATTTCTGGCTGGTGGCATTAATTGTCCTGGCGGTGTTTGTCCTGGTTCTGGTTTTACTGGTGCTGGGAACGTTTGGTCGGATTGGACTGGTTCGCGGTGCCTGGAAAGCCGATGAGGGTGCGGTTAAATTATCCTTTGCCGAGTTGTGGGCAGAAAGCGGTGCCTATTTCTGGCGTGTCCTGGGACTTTCTTTCCTGCTCTTTGTCGTTTTTCTCATCGTAGGAGTGGCATTGGGCATTTTTGTTGTTCTGGGAACGGTAGTGACGCTGGGTATTGGATTGATTTGCCTTTTGCCGTTCCTGTGCTTGCTCATTCCTCTGGCGTGGCTGTTGCAGGTCTGGGTGGAGCAGGTGATTGTTGCCATGGTGGGGGAGAATCTCTCCATTGGCGAAGGTATCTCGCGGGCATGGCAGGTCTTCACAGCCCATCTGGGCGAGTATATCGTGATGGGCTTGGTGCTGGGGTTGGGCAGTCTGGTGGTGCGGATTGTTCTGAGCATCCCCTTCCTGATTGCCCTGGCGCCGCTGTTGGGCGCATGGATGTTTAACGGTGGCCAGGTGTTTGGCAGTACCGGGATGGTGCTTACCCTTGTCCTGATGTGTGTGTACCTGCCGGTGTACATGTTCCTCAATGGCATCCTGACAGCCTATCTGGGCACATCCTGGACGCTGATTTTCCGCCGACTGACGGGGCGCACTGCCCAGCCCGAGGTGGTTGAAGTTTTACCGGTGAGCAGTTAA
- a CDS encoding fasciclin domain-containing protein, with protein sequence MNRITVFSLFLVLALILAACAPAATPAPTATPMPPTPMPQPTSTEAPKTIVDLAVADGRFNTLVAAVQAAGLVDTLKGEGPFTVFAPTDDAFAKLPAGTLDELLKPENKQKLVDILTYHVVAGKVMAADVTKLSEAETLLGTPVMINVNGNMVKINDSNVVITDVEASNGVIHVIDSVLLPPADVVDSALADERFSTLATAIKAAGLVDTLKGNGPFTVLAPTNEAFAKLPAGTLDELLKPENKDTLIKILTYHVIPGRYNSKALAGQTEVATVEGNTVEIQSQGSTLKVNDASVIVADVLARNGIIHAIDTVILPPKDIVDTAVENGSFNTLAAALQAAGLVDTLKGKGPFTVFAPTDEAFAKLPAGTVDNLLKPENKDLLVKILTYHVIPGKVKAAEVVKASELKTVQGFPVQIRTEGGKVFVDNAQVVLTDVRASNGIIHVIDTVILPPDDIVDTAVKDGRFKTLVAAVQAAGLVDTLKGEGPFTVFAPTDQAFAKLPAGTLNTLLKPENKQQLVEILTYHVVPGKLPAAEVVKQFEIKTAQGQPVLVKVDGDKVFINNAQVILTDIRAGNGIIHVIDAVILPPKDIVDTAVGDGRFKTLVAAVQAAGLVETLKGEGPFTVFAPTDQAFAKLPAGTLDELLKPENKQKLTDILTYHVVAGKVYAKDVVNLKEATTVLGKNVTIKVMDGKVYINDAQVIITDILCSNGVIHVIDTVILPPQ encoded by the coding sequence ATGAACCGCATTACTGTTTTTTCCCTGTTTCTAGTGCTGGCGCTGATTCTTGCGGCATGCGCACCCGCCGCTACTCCGGCACCTACTGCCACCCCAATGCCTCCAACCCCCATGCCCCAACCCACCTCAACAGAGGCTCCCAAAACGATTGTTGACCTCGCCGTAGCCGATGGACGCTTCAACACCCTGGTTGCTGCCGTGCAAGCCGCCGGGCTGGTCGATACGCTGAAAGGCGAAGGTCCCTTCACCGTGTTCGCTCCCACCGATGACGCGTTCGCCAAACTGCCCGCCGGTACGCTGGATGAACTGCTCAAACCTGAGAACAAACAGAAACTGGTGGACATCCTGACCTACCACGTAGTGGCAGGAAAAGTGATGGCAGCAGATGTAACTAAGTTGAGCGAAGCCGAAACCCTACTGGGCACCCCCGTGATGATTAATGTGAATGGCAATATGGTGAAAATCAACGACTCCAATGTGGTCATCACCGACGTGGAAGCAAGCAACGGCGTTATCCATGTAATTGACAGTGTGCTGTTACCCCCTGCCGATGTCGTGGATAGCGCCCTCGCTGATGAGCGCTTCAGCACTCTGGCCACTGCCATCAAAGCCGCTGGACTGGTAGACACTCTTAAAGGAAATGGTCCCTTCACCGTCTTAGCCCCCACCAATGAAGCCTTTGCCAAACTGCCCGCCGGCACGCTGGATGAACTGCTCAAGCCTGAAAACAAAGACACCCTGATCAAGATTCTCACCTACCACGTCATTCCAGGACGTTACAACAGCAAGGCACTGGCAGGACAGACAGAAGTTGCCACCGTTGAGGGTAACACAGTTGAAATTCAAAGCCAAGGCAGTACTCTGAAGGTCAATGACGCTAGCGTGATCGTTGCCGATGTGCTGGCTCGCAATGGTATCATTCACGCCATTGATACGGTCATCCTGCCTCCCAAGGACATTGTGGACACCGCAGTGGAGAATGGCAGTTTCAACACCTTAGCCGCCGCCCTGCAAGCCGCCGGACTGGTTGACACCCTGAAAGGCAAAGGTCCCTTTACCGTATTCGCTCCCACCGATGAGGCATTTGCCAAACTGCCCGCCGGAACGGTAGACAACCTGCTCAAACCCGAGAACAAAGACCTGCTGGTGAAAATTTTGACCTACCATGTGATCCCCGGTAAAGTCAAAGCCGCCGAGGTGGTCAAAGCCAGTGAACTGAAAACCGTGCAGGGCTTCCCGGTACAGATTCGCACCGAGGGCGGAAAGGTATTTGTGGATAATGCTCAGGTTGTCCTGACCGACGTCCGCGCCTCGAACGGCATCATCCACGTGATTGACACTGTCATTCTGCCGCCCGATGATATTGTCGATACTGCTGTAAAAGACGGGCGTTTCAAGACCCTAGTCGCCGCAGTACAGGCCGCCGGGCTGGTAGATACCCTGAAAGGCGAAGGGCCCTTCACCGTCTTTGCTCCCACCGATCAGGCATTCGCTAAACTGCCAGCCGGTACGCTGAACACCCTGCTCAAACCCGAAAACAAGCAACAATTGGTGGAAATCCTCACCTACCACGTAGTGCCGGGAAAACTGCCTGCGGCTGAGGTGGTCAAGCAATTCGAGATTAAGACCGCACAGGGACAGCCCGTACTGGTCAAAGTGGATGGCGATAAGGTATTCATCAACAATGCGCAGGTGATCCTCACCGATATTCGCGCCGGCAATGGCATCATCCACGTGATTGACGCCGTCATACTGCCCCCTAAGGATATTGTGGATACAGCCGTAGGCGACGGGCGTTTCAAAACACTGGTTGCCGCGGTGCAAGCCGCCGGACTGGTTGAAACCCTGAAAGGAGAAGGCCCCTTTACCGTATTTGCGCCCACCGATCAGGCATTTGCTAAATTGCCCGCCGGTACGCTGGATGAACTGCTCAAACCCGAAAACAAACAAAAATTGACCGATATCCTCACCTATCACGTGGTGGCTGGCAAAGTCTATGCCAAGGACGTGGTCAACCTGAAAGAAGCCACCACTGTATTGGGCAAGAACGTGACCATTAAGGTCATGGATGGGAAAGTGTACATCAACGACGCCCAGGTCATCATCACAGATATCCTCTGCTCCAACGGCGTCATCCATGTGATTGACACGGTTATCCTGCCGCCCCAATAA
- the guaA gene encoding glutamine-hydrolyzing GMP synthase translates to MVDTIVVLDYGSQYTQLIARRVRELQVYSEYLPWDVPLERILAVRPKGVILSGGPRSVYEPGAPTLPMGLLETNLPILGICYGMQLLTHALGGVVAQALTREYGHATLQTLRENPLIPVGEHSVWMSHGDRIEQLPTGFIALASSAGSPYAAMAHLERRWFGVQFHPEVHHTPIGREILRRFVVEICGAKQEWTPESIIAEGVRRVREQVGNAPVLSAVSGGVDSSVATALVHRAVGDQLTAVFVDTGMLRKGEREQVETAFRKNLGVRLITVNAVEEFLDRLEGVTDPEGKRKIIGETFIRIFEGQARRLGNPPFLVQGTIYPDVVESSAPDRQKAHKIKSHHNVGGLPEDMTFQLVEPLRYLFKDEVRLVGEALGLPPELVWRQPFPGPGLAVRCLGEITWERLERLREADAIFTGELTAAGLLNQRLMDEPGRIAQAFAVLLPVRSVGVMGDSRTYQEVVALRAVTTEDFMTADWARIPHELLSKIASRIVNEVPGVNRVVYDLTSKPPATIEWE, encoded by the coding sequence GTGGTGGATACAATTGTTGTGCTGGATTACGGCTCGCAGTACACCCAGTTGATTGCCCGCCGGGTGCGCGAATTGCAGGTGTACAGCGAGTACCTGCCGTGGGATGTGCCACTGGAAAGGATTCTTGCCGTGCGGCCCAAAGGAGTGATTCTTTCCGGAGGTCCCCGCTCGGTGTATGAACCCGGTGCCCCTACGCTTCCGATGGGCCTGCTGGAAACCAACCTTCCCATTTTGGGGATTTGTTACGGCATGCAGTTGCTCACCCATGCGCTGGGCGGAGTGGTGGCGCAAGCCCTCACCCGCGAATATGGACACGCTACCCTGCAAACCCTGCGGGAGAATCCGCTCATCCCTGTTGGAGAGCATTCGGTGTGGATGTCCCATGGCGACCGCATTGAACAATTACCGACAGGTTTTATTGCCCTTGCCAGCAGTGCGGGAAGCCCTTATGCTGCCATGGCGCATCTGGAGCGCCGCTGGTTTGGGGTGCAGTTCCATCCTGAAGTACATCATACCCCCATTGGCAGAGAAATTCTGCGCCGTTTTGTGGTGGAAATTTGCGGGGCGAAGCAGGAATGGACGCCCGAGTCCATCATTGCCGAGGGAGTGCGCCGCGTGCGCGAACAGGTGGGGAATGCGCCGGTGCTCTCGGCGGTCAGTGGTGGGGTAGACTCCAGCGTTGCCACGGCGCTGGTGCACCGTGCGGTAGGGGATCAGTTGACTGCTGTGTTCGTGGATACCGGGATGCTCCGCAAAGGGGAAAGGGAGCAGGTAGAAACAGCCTTTCGCAAGAATCTGGGGGTGAGGCTCATTACCGTCAACGCGGTGGAGGAATTTCTGGACCGCCTTGAGGGGGTCACCGACCCCGAAGGCAAGCGTAAAATCATCGGCGAGACCTTTATCCGGATTTTCGAGGGGCAGGCTCGGCGGTTGGGAAACCCGCCTTTCCTGGTGCAGGGGACGATTTATCCCGATGTGGTCGAATCCAGCGCGCCGGACCGCCAGAAAGCCCATAAGATTAAGAGCCATCACAATGTGGGCGGCTTACCCGAAGACATGACCTTCCAACTGGTGGAGCCGTTGCGCTATTTGTTCAAGGACGAAGTGCGTCTGGTGGGCGAAGCCCTGGGCTTGCCCCCCGAACTGGTCTGGCGTCAGCCCTTCCCGGGTCCGGGGCTGGCAGTCCGCTGTCTGGGGGAGATTACCTGGGAGCGCCTGGAACGTCTCCGCGAGGCGGATGCCATCTTCACCGGGGAATTGACCGCCGCGGGATTGCTCAATCAGCGCCTGATGGACGAACCCGGGAGGATTGCTCAGGCTTTTGCCGTCCTTTTGCCGGTGCGCTCGGTAGGGGTGATGGGTGACTCGCGCACCTATCAGGAAGTGGTTGCCCTGCGCGCGGTGACCACCGAGGATTTCATGACCGCCGACTGGGCACGCATTCCGCATGAGTTGCTCTCGAAAATTGCCAGCCGCATCGTTAACGAAGTACCCGGCGTTAACCGGGTGGTGTACGACCTCACCAGCAAACCGCCTGCAACCATTGAATGGGAATAA
- the moaA gene encoding GTP 3',8-cyclase MoaA encodes MAYDRFGRNIHYLRISLTDHCNLRCVYCMPEDMTFRPAAEMLQDEELLLLVRIFASLGIDKIRLTGGEPTVRANIVSLVREISSTSGIRTVTMTTNGILLGKLAKPLKEAGLQRVNISLDTLDPAKFRRLTRWGKFEQVWEGIRAAEEAGLTPIKINAVVVRGYNEKDVVDLAKLTYEHGWQVRFIEMMPFAGATELQQTQVVTTCEMIERIEQALGKLEPVREGELDGEARVFRLPGARGEVGFISTVSMPFCASCTRARLTADGKLRLCLLREKEVDLLAPLRGGASPADLRRLILDGIWQKPWGHGLAEGSVPLNRVMNEIGG; translated from the coding sequence ATGGCATACGACCGGTTTGGGCGAAACATTCACTACCTGCGCATCAGCCTCACAGATCACTGTAACCTGCGCTGTGTGTACTGCATGCCCGAAGATATGACCTTCCGCCCCGCTGCGGAGATGTTGCAGGATGAAGAGTTGCTTCTTCTGGTACGGATTTTCGCCAGTTTGGGGATCGATAAAATCCGCCTGACGGGCGGCGAGCCAACCGTGCGTGCCAATATTGTCTCGCTGGTACGAGAAATCTCCTCTACATCGGGCATCCGCACGGTCACTATGACCACCAACGGCATCCTGCTGGGAAAACTGGCAAAGCCGCTCAAAGAAGCCGGACTTCAACGGGTGAACATCAGTCTGGATACGCTCGACCCGGCAAAATTCCGCCGTCTGACCCGCTGGGGAAAATTCGAACAGGTGTGGGAAGGCATCCGCGCCGCTGAAGAGGCTGGTTTAACTCCCATCAAAATCAACGCGGTAGTTGTGCGCGGTTACAACGAAAAAGATGTGGTTGACCTGGCAAAACTAACTTACGAACACGGCTGGCAGGTACGTTTCATCGAAATGATGCCGTTTGCCGGAGCCACCGAACTTCAGCAAACCCAGGTGGTCACCACCTGTGAGATGATAGAACGCATCGAACAAGCCCTGGGAAAATTAGAACCGGTGCGAGAGGGCGAACTGGATGGGGAAGCGCGTGTTTTTCGCTTGCCCGGCGCCAGAGGCGAGGTAGGCTTCATCTCCACCGTCTCCATGCCCTTCTGTGCGTCCTGCACACGCGCCCGCCTGACCGCCGATGGCAAACTGCGCCTGTGTCTGCTCCGCGAGAAAGAAGTGGACCTGCTGGCTCCACTGCGGGGAGGCGCGAGTCCTGCTGACCTGCGGCGCCTGATTCTGGACGGCATCTGGCAAAAACCCTGGGGACATGGACTGGCAGAAGGCAGTGTACCGCTCAACCGGGTAATGAATGAAATTGGCGGATAA
- a CDS encoding ribonuclease HI family protein yields MLTLRFDGLYRPLTQEGGTAPHAGVMCYGWVISRNGKPIARGHGGYMRRNDASSNIAEYLGLIEGLEALLDMGAEDEAVEIIGDARSVIDQMVGRAAVNSASTRPLYRRAQRLASRFRRLLWTWTPRRKNHAADQLTRRAMKQIRANTRQYRETIHALEMEQHPDRSRTLFPLLNLRVYQPGGLSV; encoded by the coding sequence ATGCTAACACTTCGCTTTGATGGACTGTATCGTCCGCTGACTCAGGAAGGGGGGACTGCCCCCCATGCGGGAGTAATGTGCTACGGTTGGGTCATCAGCCGGAATGGTAAGCCGATTGCCCGCGGACATGGAGGGTACATGCGCCGCAACGATGCCAGTTCAAACATTGCCGAATATCTCGGGTTAATTGAGGGGTTGGAAGCCCTGCTGGATATGGGGGCAGAGGATGAAGCCGTGGAGATCATCGGTGATGCCCGTTCCGTCATTGACCAGATGGTGGGACGGGCGGCGGTCAATTCTGCCAGCACCCGTCCGTTGTACCGGCGCGCTCAGCGTCTGGCAAGCCGCTTTCGCCGTTTGCTGTGGACATGGACCCCGCGGCGCAAGAATCACGCCGCCGACCAACTGACCCGTCGTGCCATGAAGCAGATCCGTGCCAACACCCGGCAGTATCGCGAAACCATTCACGCGCTGGAAATGGAACAACACCCCGATCGCTCCAGAACCCTGTTTCCCTTGCTGAATCTCAGAGTGTACCAACCGGGTGGGTTGAGTGTATGA
- a CDS encoding SDR family oxidoreductase, translating into MESTKLTGKTILITGATDGIGKETARQLARLGAHILITGRNPQKVEATVLELRQSTGSPQIEGFVADLSSQEQILNLAHAIHERVPALHVLINNAGAIFMQRQTSVDGIEMTFALNHLGYFMLTLLLIDLLKNNAPSRIINVSSAAHRGARLDFNDLQNERAYQGWRVYSQSKLANLLFTYELARRLEDSGMTVNALHPGFVATRFGRSNGGLFDPLFRLFQFAAIPPEEGARTSVYLAASSEVEGVSGKYFEKCKAVPSSPESYEVSSAQRLWEVSLQMTGISEPEILQTRTMKSPA; encoded by the coding sequence ATGGAAAGTACTAAACTGACGGGAAAGACTATCTTAATCACCGGCGCAACCGACGGTATTGGCAAAGAAACCGCACGGCAACTTGCCAGACTGGGAGCCCACATTCTGATCACCGGCAGAAACCCTCAAAAAGTCGAAGCCACTGTCCTGGAACTCCGTCAATCTACCGGCAGTCCGCAAATTGAAGGATTTGTCGCCGACCTGTCCAGTCAGGAACAAATTCTCAACCTTGCCCATGCCATCCATGAGCGGGTTCCTGCGTTGCATGTGCTGATTAACAACGCCGGCGCCATTTTCATGCAACGACAGACCAGTGTTGACGGGATTGAAATGACCTTTGCACTCAATCACCTGGGCTATTTCATGCTCACCCTGCTTTTGATAGACTTGCTGAAAAACAATGCTCCCTCCCGGATTATCAACGTATCCTCTGCGGCGCACCGCGGAGCAAGACTGGACTTCAACGACTTGCAGAATGAACGCGCCTATCAGGGCTGGCGGGTTTACAGCCAATCTAAACTGGCAAATCTGCTCTTCACTTATGAACTGGCACGACGTCTGGAAGACAGCGGGATGACGGTCAATGCCCTGCATCCGGGTTTTGTGGCTACCCGCTTTGGCAGAAGCAACGGTGGGCTCTTTGACCCCTTATTCCGCCTGTTTCAGTTTGCCGCCATTCCTCCGGAAGAAGGTGCCCGCACTAGCGTGTACCTTGCTGCTTCGTCAGAGGTAGAAGGGGTAAGCGGCAAGTATTTTGAAAAATGCAAAGCCGTACCTTCCTCTCCTGAATCTTACGAGGTATCCTCTGCCCAACGGTTATGGGAGGTCAGTTTACAGATGACCGGAATTTCAGAACCTGAAATCCTGCAAACCCGAACGATGAAATCCCCTGCTTAA
- a CDS encoding sensor domain-containing diguanylate cyclase, translating to MGLWSERRSRLKGWAEAGEILGVCLLALLLFILGENSFTLFGWAIFPLAMAITREQQLTLLDEDGIANQMDIAVVLVNGNVTVVDINEAGASWVGKARVALKNQPVGEVFGVELEQALRRVSASSVVNMDLYLDTLQPARYVHMWVSRAGWKPGFPGVRLVTLQDITRFMEEKQKLQCNLSLLEATLSDHHNGMMITDPMGRVIYRSNSLIQTFGIPEQTFDTGLIGWRGKMARLMRQPDRFLHFLDRTIQETSGESLEVYETTTGRWMECRSRVLQLPGMYGLYRVWLFHDFTEQMKREQELQRFSMQDGLTGAYNRAYFDSELRRLQLGRRFPVAMVMVDVDGLKAINDQKGHTAGDYLLRQTVELLHHACRADDVVARLGGDEFAILLAPADEYAAEQVTERIRSLQNLYNIRQPDLSLSLSCGWAVATTPQEVDTLFNRSDRMMYLEKRRKKP from the coding sequence ATGGGGTTATGGAGTGAACGGCGCTCCCGCTTGAAAGGGTGGGCTGAGGCGGGGGAAATCCTTGGGGTATGTTTGTTAGCCTTACTTCTGTTCATCTTGGGGGAAAACTCTTTTACACTTTTTGGTTGGGCTATCTTTCCACTTGCCATGGCAATCACCCGTGAGCAACAGTTGACGCTTTTGGACGAAGATGGTATCGCGAATCAAATGGACATCGCCGTTGTTCTGGTCAATGGCAATGTTACCGTTGTGGACATCAATGAAGCGGGCGCCAGTTGGGTGGGAAAGGCGCGGGTGGCGTTGAAAAATCAACCGGTAGGAGAGGTTTTTGGTGTTGAGTTAGAGCAAGCCTTGCGCAGGGTTTCCGCCTCTTCTGTAGTCAACATGGATTTGTATCTCGACACTCTCCAGCCTGCCCGCTATGTGCATATGTGGGTGAGCCGTGCCGGTTGGAAGCCCGGTTTCCCCGGGGTGCGCCTGGTCACCTTACAGGACATTACCCGCTTTATGGAGGAAAAGCAAAAACTGCAGTGCAATCTTTCTCTGCTTGAGGCGACACTTTCTGACCATCACAACGGCATGATGATTACCGACCCTATGGGCAGGGTCATTTACCGCTCCAATTCTCTGATTCAAACCTTTGGCATCCCCGAGCAAACTTTTGATACGGGCTTAATCGGCTGGAGGGGCAAAATGGCGCGTCTGATGCGCCAGCCGGACCGTTTTTTGCATTTCCTGGACCGCACCATTCAGGAAACTTCGGGGGAGAGCCTGGAGGTGTATGAGACGACCACAGGACGCTGGATGGAGTGCCGTTCCCGTGTGCTTCAACTGCCCGGCATGTATGGCTTGTACCGGGTCTGGCTGTTCCATGACTTTACGGAACAAATGAAACGCGAGCAGGAATTGCAACGCTTCTCCATGCAGGATGGCTTGACCGGCGCCTACAATCGTGCTTATTTCGATTCAGAACTGCGCCGTTTGCAGTTAGGGAGGCGCTTCCCTGTGGCGATGGTGATGGTGGACGTGGATGGGCTGAAGGCCATCAATGATCAAAAAGGGCATACAGCCGGGGACTACCTGCTCCGTCAGACCGTTGAACTTCTGCATCATGCCTGCCGCGCTGATGATGTGGTTGCCCGTTTGGGTGGGGATGAATTTGCCATTTTGCTGGCGCCTGCTGACGAATATGCGGCGGAACAGGTGACGGAACGAATTCGTTCTTTGCAAAACCTCTATAACATCCGTCAGCCTGATCTTTCGCTTTCCCTTTCCTGCGGTTGGGCGGTAGCCACTACCCCGCAAGAGGTTGATACCCTCTTCAACCGTTCAGACCGGATGATGTACCTGGAAAAACGCCGAAAAAAGCCCTGA
- a CDS encoding metallophosphoesterase, translated as MSEKISRRKALQWLAGGLVSTLCVASGLDATLLEPYQVEIVPQPLALPQECCGWRGKRLAHISDLHFGGYYTLEQAQVVLNRMRDLNPDVVMMTGDYLTRGGNIAQALSDLHEFLPELAKTFPVYAVRGNHDYGPERQRLLDIFRQSGVHLLDNQWETFSLGGEELIIAGSGSLLAHWSGVRELAEAIPADKPAILLIHEPDGADYSAYLGRFFLQLSGHSHGGQVRLPLLGALFLPELGRRYPLGLYRVGEMWLYTNRGLGTTTLPVRFRCLPEITLFELT; from the coding sequence ATGAGTGAGAAAATTTCACGCCGCAAGGCGTTGCAATGGCTTGCCGGCGGGCTGGTGAGCACATTGTGTGTTGCTTCCGGTCTGGATGCTACATTGCTGGAACCTTATCAGGTGGAGATTGTCCCCCAGCCCCTCGCTTTGCCCCAGGAGTGCTGTGGGTGGCGTGGAAAACGTCTGGCGCACATCAGTGATTTGCACTTTGGCGGCTACTATACACTTGAGCAGGCGCAGGTAGTCCTGAATCGGATGAGGGATCTGAATCCGGATGTGGTGATGATGACGGGGGATTATCTGACCCGCGGGGGGAACATCGCTCAAGCCCTCAGTGATTTGCATGAATTTCTTCCTGAACTGGCAAAAACTTTCCCGGTGTATGCGGTGCGGGGTAACCACGATTACGGACCGGAGCGGCAGAGATTGCTGGATATTTTCCGCCAGAGTGGGGTTCACCTGCTGGATAATCAATGGGAAACGTTTTCTCTGGGAGGAGAGGAACTCATCATTGCCGGAAGCGGCAGTTTGCTGGCGCATTGGAGTGGGGTGAGAGAACTGGCGGAGGCTATTCCTGCGGATAAGCCCGCCATTTTGCTGATTCACGAACCCGATGGTGCCGATTACAGTGCTTACCTTGGCAGGTTTTTTCTGCAGTTAAGCGGGCATTCTCACGGGGGGCAGGTCCGTTTGCCGTTGTTGGGCGCGCTGTTTCTGCCGGAATTGGGGCGGCGTTATCCCTTGGGGCTGTATCGCGTGGGCGAGATGTGGCTTTACACCAATCGAGGTTTGGGGACAACCACTCTGCCTGTGCGTTTTCGCTGTTTACCGGAAATTACCCTGTTTGAACTGACCTGA